The genomic DNA AGGCGGCGTACGGCGTGCAGTTCCATCCCGAGAAAAGCTCGGATGCGGGCGCGCGTCTGCTGCAGAACTTCGTGTCCATCGTGAAAGGGGCGTGAGCGCCATGTACCTGCTTCCAGCCATCGACATTCTGGGCGGCAAGGCCGTCCGCCTCGCCAAAGGCGACTACGACCGCGTGACCGTGTACCACGACGACCCCGCCGCGCAGGCGCAGCTGTTCGAAGAGCAGGGCGCGACGTGGCTGCACGTGGTGGACCTCGACGGCGCGCGTTCGGGCATCCCTGAGAATATCGCCATCGTCGAGCGCATCATGCGCAAGACCCTGCTCAAGGTGGAGGTGGGCGGCGGCGTGCGCTCGCTCGACACCATCGCGCGCCTGGCGGACGCGGGCGTGTCGCGCGTGGTGCTGGGCACGTCGCTCGTGGCCGACCCCGACTTCGCCGAGGCCGCCATCGCGCAGTACGGCAAGCTGCTGTGCGCGGGCATCGACGCGAAGGGCGGCGAGGTGGCCGTGGCCGGGTGGCGCGAGGGCGCTGGCGTGGCCGCCGAGGAGCTGGCGCGCGACATGTCGGCGCTCGGGTTCCGGCACCTCGTGTACACCGATATCGCGCGCGACGGCATGCAGACCGGCATCGAGGCCGCGGCGTACGTGCGCATGGCCGAGGCGTTCGGACATCCGGTGATCGCATCGGGCGGCGTGGCCGGCGTGGACGACATCGTGCGTTTGGGCGAGGTGGCCGGCAGCATCGAGGGCGTCATCGCGGGACGCGCCGTGTACGAGGGCGCGCTGTCGGTGCAGGAGGGCGTGCGCGCCTGCGACGAGGCCACGCGCCGAGCCGAGGCCGCCGCCGTCCAGGCGAACCCTTGTGGAATGTGAGTCCAACATGTTTGGTAAGGTCAGCGAGCGGGTTCTTCGCGAGCGCGATTGCCGCGAAGGCTCGACGAAGCGTGCCTTGGGCACGTGAGGAGAACCTGGAGCGGCAAGCGTGCCGCGAAGTACCCGCGCAGCGTCGGCACGTCCGTCGTTGCGTTAGCAACGACGGAAGGAGCGAGATGCTAGCGAAACGCGTGATACCTTGCATGGACGTGAAGGACGGTCGCGTGGTCAAGGGCGTGAACTTCGTGAACCTGCGCGACGCGGGCGATCCCATCGAGCTCGCGCAGCGCTACGACGAGGAGCGCGCCGACGAGGTGATCTTCCTCGACATCACGGCCACGAGCGACGACCGCGCCACCACGGTCGACCTTGCCAGCCGCGCCAGCGAGCAACTGCATCTGCCGTACTGCGTGGGCGGTGGTTTCCGCAGCGTGGCCGACATTCGCACGATGATCGCGGCCGGCGCTGACAAGGTGTCGGTGAACTCGGCCGCCGTGGCCGATCCGTCGCTCATCACGAGCGCCGCCGCGGCGTTCGGCTCGCAGGCCATCCTCTGCGCCATCGACGCGAAGCAGGTGACGGGCAACCCGAACAAATGGGAGGTCTACGTTGCGGGCGGGCGCAAGGCCACGGGCATCGACGCGGTCGCCTGGGCGCAGGAGGCGGCCCGGTGCGGGGCGGGGGAGATCCTGCTCACCAGCATGGATCGCGACGGCAGCCGCGACGGCTTCGACTGCGCGCTCACTCGCGCCGTCGCGCGTGCGGTGGACATCCCGGTCATCGCCTCGGGCGGGGTGGGCAAGCTCGAGCACTTCGCCCAAGGCGTCATCGAGGGCGAGGCCGATGCCGTGCTGGCTGCAAGCGTCTTCCACTTCGGCGAGCTTTCCGTCCGTCAAGTGAAGGAGCATATGCGCGCCCAGGGTATCCCCGTGCGGCTGTAGGGGTGGGGCGGCCCTCGTTTCCGGAGCGAACGCGACGACGGGTCGCTCGACCGCGATCCTCCATCGCGTCAAGGGGTCGCACGGCCGAGCCTTCCGTGCAGCTGAAAGCGCTGCGACTGGCGAAAAAGCATCGAATTCGGAAGTTTCTAGCTGGGTCGCAAGCTCGTCGGAGGCTCTTTTTGCGCATAGAGCCTGGTTGCTGGCTTGCTCCTTTCCGCTCCCGGGCGCCGCATGCGCTTGAAACGGGCGATGTCTTCCGAATTCGATGGCTTTTCGCCATTCAGAACGCCGTAGGCCGCACAGGTGGAGGAGCGATCCGGTTTTCGGACGATCCGACGGCATGGTTTGGGATCGTCCCGAGGACGTTCACGCGCCGGCCTTCCGCCTTCGCAGGAGAGAAGCGAGGGGCGGATGCAGGCTGCGGTTGCGCAAGCAGCCGCAGTACATCGATCGAGTGAGGATTATAGGTATGAACATTCCTGGCATCGCTTACAACGCCGACGGGCTCGTTCCCTGCATCGTGCAGGATGCAGACACGCTCGAGGTGCTCATGATGGCGTGGATGAGCGAGGAGTCGCTTGCGCTCACGCTCGAGCGCGGCGAGACGGTGTTCTGGAGCCGCAGCCGCCGGGAGCTATGGCACAAGGGCGCCACCTCGGGCAACGTGCAGAAGCTCGTGGAGCTGCGTTACGACTGCGATGCCGACACGCTGCTCGCGCTCGTTCATCCGGCGGGTCCGGCCTGCCATACCGGCGAGCGCACCTGCTTCTACCGCGCGTTCCCCCGCTAGCCGCCTCTCGCTCGGAACGCTCAGTGCAGCGAGGCCCGAGGATTCCGCTTATGTTGAGCCGTTGCATCATAGGGGTTGTGAGGATGCCGATCGTGCCTCATAATATTGCGTTCGATTACGGGATGGTTTAGAAGGGGACGCGAGTGACTGACAAGTCGACGGCAGGCCGTGACGGGGAAGCGGGCTCGACCGGCTTCGCTCGGGTTTCCATTGAAGCCCCGCGCATCGATGCCGCTACCGGGCTGCTTGGCAAAGAAGCCTTCTTCGACGAGGCCGCTGCGTATCTTAGGCATTCGGGCGCACGCGATGTCAGCATCGTCTGCTTCGATGTCGACCATTTCAAACTGTTCAACGATCTGCACGGACTTGATTGCGGCGACGAGCTTCTAAGGTACCTGGGTCGCGCCCTCGCCCTCCGCTTCTCGCCCGACGGGGCGCAACCGCTCGCGCGCCTTGCGGCCGATACGTTCGCCTTGTGCGCGACCGGCATCCGCCCCGAGCGTGTCGAGCGCATCCTCGTCGACATCTCCTCCGAATGTCCGAACGGCATCGACGCCATCGTGCGCGCGGGCGTGTACCGCATCGAGGATCCTGCTTCGCCGGTCAGCATCATGTGCGACCGCGCGGTCATCGCGCTTCGCACGGTGAAGGGCAGCTACTTCGACCGCGTGGCTTTGTACGACCCCGGCATGCGCGAGGCGCTCGTCCTCGAACGCGAGGTCGTCGCCGGCATAGAATCGGCGTTGCGCGAGGATCGCATCGAGCTGTTCCTCCAGCCGAAATGCAATATACGCACCGGCAAGATCGTGGGTGCCGAGGCGCTGGCCCGTTGGCGCCATCCCGAGCGCGGCATCGTCGCCCCGGGCGAGTTCATCCCGCTGATCGAGCGCAACGGCCTTGTGTGCTCACTCGACCTGCGCGTGTGGGAGAAGACCGCCGCGTGGATCAGGGGCCTCATCGACGAAGGAGTGCAGCCCGTTCCCGTGTCGGTGAACGTGTCGCGCGCCGACATCTACCTCGTGGACGTGGCCGCCGAACTGCATGCGCTCGTGGAGCGCTACGGCATCGAACCGTCGCTCATCGAGGTGGAGATCACCGAGAGCGCCTATTCGGAACGCCCCGATCGCATCGTGGCCGCGTTCGACGAGCTGGCCGAGCGCGGCTTCACCGTGCTCATGGACGACTTCGGCAGCGGCTACTCGTCGCTCAACATGCTGAAGGACATCAACGTCGACGTGCTGAAGATCGACATGCGCTTCCTCGACCGCGACGACCGGCGCAGCAAGGACATCATGGAATCGGTCATCCGCATGGCGCGCTGGCTGGACCTGCCCGTCATCGCCGAAGGCGTGGAGACGCGCGAGCAGGTGAACTTCCTTTTGGACGTGGGGTGCTCGTACGCGCAGGGCTACTACTACGCGCGCCCGATGGAGGCGGCGGCGTTCGAGGCGCTGCTGACCGACGGTTCGAAAGTTCAGCACGAGCAATGCGCTCTGCAGGATGCGCGCCGTCCCATCCTCGATTTCAGGGATCTGCTGCATGAGAACACCATCAGCGACCGCATGCTTTCCAGCATCATCGGCTCGGTGGCGCTGTACTCGTATGCCGACGGCGATCTGCGCCTGATTCGGGGCAACGAAGCGTACCGGCGCTTGATAGCGACGCTCGGGGAAGGCGTGAACGGCGCCGAGGAGGGCGGCAGCCTGCTTCCTTTCGTGCATGACGAAGATCGGGACGCCCTCGTGGCCGCGGCGGAGGAGACGGTGCGCTCCTGCCCCGACGACGGGGTGGAGGTGGTCGTGCGCCGCATGGGAACGAACGGCTGCCATTGGCATAAGATGCGCCTGTTCCATTTGAACACGACGAACGGTTCGGCCACGGTGTACGGCTCCGTGACCGACGTCACGGAGCGCATGGAGTACATGGAGGCGCTGCGCAAGAGCGAGCAGCGCTTCGAGATGACCTTGGAAGCCAGCGGCACGGTGGTGTTCGAGCTGGACATCCCCACGCGCACCGCTCGCTATTCGGAGTTCTTGCAGCAGGCGTTCGGCTTGGCCGAGACCGTGGCGAACGCCCCGGAGGGGTTCATCGAGCAGGGGACGGTTGCCGAGGAGTCCATCGAGGATTTTCGCGCCATCTACCGAGACCTCTACGCCGGCGCGCCTCGCACGTCGGCGGTTGTGCGCGCCATCATGGGAGACGGGTCGCGTGCGTGGAACCGCGTGACGCTTCTGGCCATGCCGAACGAGGCGGGCGCGCCCGTCAAGGCCGTCGGCCTCGTGGAAAACGTCACGCGCGAGACGGAGATGGATCTTTTGCTGAAGCGTCTCGGTCGTTTCGAGCAAGATTGAGGATCACGCCGTCCGCAAGGCGCGCCCGCACCGTTTCGTAGACCTTCCTCCATCGCTTTTACACGATACCTGCCGCTTTGCGCTTGAACGAAGGAAACACATGCGGTACCATGATGATCAGTTCTTTTATCTCACAGCACACATCCAACACACCCGCATCTCATCACGGAATCCATGCGCGCCGTCGCGCGCGTTTCACCTGTAATAGCCATTGTATAAGGAGGACCTGGGTGAAGTTTTTTCTGGACACCGCCGATCTCGACGAAATAGAAGAGGCGGCCAGCTGGGGCGTGCTCGCCGGCGTCACTACGAACCCGACGCTGTACGCGCGCACCGGAGGCAAGCTCGACGATTTCCACAACCACATCAAGCGCATCTGCGAAATCGTGGACGGGCCCGTCTCCGCTGAAAGCGTCGCCATGACGCGCGACGAGATCATCCGCGACGGCCGCGAGCTGGCCGCGCTTGCCGACAACGTGGTCGTGAAGATCCCCACCATGGTGGAGGGTCTCGCCGCCACCAAGGCGCTCTCCGAAGAGGGCATCCCCGTCAACATGACGCTGTGCTTCAGCGTGCCGCAGGCCATCATGGCCGCCCGCGCCGGCGCCCGCTACATCAGCCCCTTCGTCGGCCGGTTCGACGACATCGCCGAGGACGGCATCTCGCAGTTGGCCGACGTGGTGGCCGCGGTGAACAACTACGACTTCGGCCACGACGTGGAGATCATCGCCGCGTCGGTGCGCAGCGCGAACCACGTGACGCAGGCCGCCCTCATGGGCGCCGACATCGCCACGGTGCCGTTCGCTGCGCTCAAGAAGTGCGTGCAACATCCGCTGACCGACCGCGGCCTGGATGCGTTCATGAAGGACTGGGAGAAAGTTCAGCAAGCATGAGCGAAACCGAAGCAACCACGGAGGCTCCTGCGGCCGCTCCCGTCAAGCGACGTTCCACCAGCGTGAAGGCGAAGACGCAGGGCAAGGCCGAGGGCGCAGCCACTCCGGGCCGCAACTCGTCGGCCACGCGCACGCCGCGCAAATCGGTGAAGGCGGGCGGCGCGCAGCAGCAACAGCCGCAGGGCGGTTCGAACAACCGCCGCCAGAACGCCTCGAACGCCGGCAAGCAGAACAACGGCGGCAGCAATCGCCAGAAGCAGGGCGGCGGCCAGAACCGGCAGAACAACAGCCAGAACCAGCGTCGTCAGCGTCGCCAGCACGACAACAACCGCGGCAACCGCGAAGTGCAGCCCAGCGTGTCGCGCGAGGAGCTGGCGAAGCTCAAGGTGGCCGAGCTGCGCGAGAAGGCCGCCGAGCTCAACCTCGACGTGACGGGCCTCAAGAAGGCCGAGCTGGTGGAGGCCGTGTTCGAAGCCAGTGTCAAGGCCGAGGGCTTCATCGAGGTGTCGGGCATCCTCGACATCCTGGCCGACGGCTACGGCTTCCTCCGCACGCAGGGCTACCTGCCCAGCGAGACGGATTGCTACGTGGGTCTTTCCACCATCCGCCGCAACGGCCTGCGCAAGGGCGATCTCGTGTCCGGTCAGACGCGCCCGGCGCGCGAGAACGAGAAGTACGCCGCCATCCAGAAGGTCACGGCCGTCAACGGCACGCCCGTCGAGGAGCTGGGCAGCCGCGTGCGCTTCGGCGACCTCACGCCGGTCTACCCGGACGAATGCCTCGTCATGGAGCACGGCAAGAACACCGTCACCGCCCGCGTCATCGACCTCGTGTCGCCCATCGGCAAGGGCCAGCGCGGACTGATCGTCAGCCCCCCGAAGGCGGGCAAGACCACCATCCTCAAGGACATCGCCGCCGCCATCAGCGCGAACAACCCCGAAGTGCACCTCATGTGCCTGCTCGTGGACGAGCGTCCCGAGGAAGTCACCGACATGGAGCGCTCCATCAAGGGCGAGGTCATCTCCTCCACGTTCGATATGCCCACCGAGAACCACATCGCCGTGTCCGAGCTGGTCATCGAGCGCGCGAAGCGCCTCGTGGAATGCGGCAAGGACGTTGTCGTGCTGCTGGACTCGCTCACGCGCCTCGCGCGCGCCTACAACCTGGCGCAGCCGGCATCGGGCCGCATCCTGTCGGGCGGCGTGGACTCCACGGCGCTCTACCCGCCGAAGCGATTCCTGGGCGCTGCGCGCAACATCGAGCACGGCGGTAGCCTGACCATCCTGGCCTCAGCCCTGGTGGACACGGGCTCGAAGATGGACGAGGTCATCTTCGAGGAGTTCAAGGGCACCGGCAACATGGAGCTCAAGCTGGATCGCAACCTGGCCGACCGCCGCATCTTCCCGGCCATCGACCCGGTGGCGTCGGGCACCCGCAAGGAGGATCTGCTGCTGGAGCCGCAGGAGGCGCCGCTCATCTGGGCCGTGCGCCGCATCCTCGCGAACACGAACAGCACCGAACGCGCCATGGACATGCTGATCAAGTCGCTCAAGCAGACCGAGACGAACCAGGAGTTCCTCGTGCGCACGGCGAAGAAGGCCCAGCACACAAAGGCCGACGGCTCGCTGGAGTTCTAGGCGCGCCCATCCGTCATCCGGCCGACACCGTGCGCGCCGGTCGCGGTCTTATAATGGAAACCACCAGGGAACCGCATCCGTTGGGTGCGGTTCCCTGTCGCATACGGTAGTATGGTCAGACGCATGAACCAAGGAGGGACCATGTCTCAAGACAACAACTGGCAGCAGCAGGTGTGGCAGCAGCCTGCCGCGCCGCAGCAGCCTGTCGCGCCGGCCGCGCCGTACGGCTACGCCGTGCAGCCCCCGAAGAAAAGCCGCGGCTGGATCGTCGCCCTCGTGGCCGTCGTGCTCGTGTTCGCGCTGCTGGCGCTGGGCATGTGGTCGTGCACGTCGGTCATGTCCTCGTCGTTCGGGTCCTTCGGCACGGGCTCCACGGTCGACGACGTGGACTACCTCACGGGCGACGCGGTCGGCGTCATCGACATCGACGGCACCATCCAGTACGACAACACCACCTCCAGCCCCGAAGGCCTGAAGGCCCAGCTCGATCGCGCCGAGAAGAACAGCCATATCAAGGCCGTCGTACTGCGTGTGAACTCCGGCGGCGGCACGGCTACGGCGGGCGAGGAGATGGCCGACTACGTGCGCGGGTTCTCCGAGCGCACCGGCAAGCCTGTCGTGGTGTCCAGCGCGTCCGTCAATGCGAGCGCCGCCTATGAGATATCCTCGCAGGCCGACTATATCTACACGGCCAAGACCACGGCCATCGGCGCCATCGGCACGGTCATGCAGGTTACCGACCTGTCCGGCCTCATGGAGAAGCTGGGCATCTCGGTGGACAACGTCACCAGCGCCGACAGCAAGGATTCCAGCTACGGCACGCGCCCGCTCACCGAGGAGGAGCGCGCCTACTACCAGGATCAGGTCGACCAGATCAACGAGACATTCATCCAGACCGTGGCCGAGGGTCGCGACATGCCCGTCGAAGACGTGCGCGCGCTGGCCACGGGTCTCACGTTCACCGGCATGACGGCAGTCGAGAACGGCCTTGCCGACGAGATCGGCACCAAGGACGACGCCGTGGCGAAGGCAGCCGAGCTGGCGAACATCGCGCACTACACCACCGTCACGCTCAAGAATCCCACGAGCAGCCTGTCGAGCCTGCTCGACCTCATGTCAAAGAGCAACGTTTCCACCGACGATATCGCCCGAGCGCTGAAGGAGCTGGACACCGATGGCAGCATCGCCCAATAGCAACGAACGAATCTCGTGGCCCAAGCGCGCCGTCGTCACGGCGGGCATGCCCTACGGCAACAAGCCGCTGCACTTCGGCCACATCGCCGGGGTGTTCGTGCCGGCCGACGCCTTCGCGCGCTTCCTGCGCGACCGCATCGGCGCGGCCAACGTGCGCTTCATCAGCGGCACCGACTGCTTCGGCTCGCCCATCAACGAGGGCTACCGCAAGCTGGTGGAGGCCGGCGAGTTCGACGGCACCATCGCCGAGTACGTCGAGCGCAACCACGAGGCGCAGAAGAACACGCTGGACGCCTACGGCATCAGCCTGTCCATCTACGAAGGCTCCGGCATGGGGCATTCGGGCGACGTGCATCAGCTGATCACCGAGAAGTTCATCGAGAAGCTGCACGAGAACGGGCACTTGCAGCGCCGAAGCACGCTGCAGTTCTACGATGCGGAAGCGGGCACGTTCCTCAACGGCCGCCAGGTGGTCGGGCGCTGCCCCGTGCAGGGCTGCAAGTCCGAGCACGCCTACGCCGACGAGTGCGACCTGGGGCACAGCTACGCCCCCGAGGACCTCATCGCGCCGAAGTCGTCGCTGACGGGCACGACTCCCGAGATGCGCCCGGTGGAGAACTGGTACTTCGATTTGCCCGCGTTCGCCGACTTCCTGCGCGGCCACGTGGCGGCGCTCGAGGCCGACCCCGAGGTGCGCGCCATCGTGCCGCAGACCGTCAAGGAGTTCCTCAGCGCCCCCGTCGTCTACATCAAGAACGACGCCCGCGAGGCCTACGACGCCGTGGCGGGCGAGCTGCCGGCCCATCAGCTGCGCGAGGCCGAGAAGGGCAAGCAGAGCTTCGAGATCGAGTTCGCCTCCATCGACGACCGCGACGCGGCGCGCGAGGTGCTGGGGCGGGCGGGCATCCGCTTCCGCACGGGCAAGGCGCTCGTGCCGTTCCGCATCACGGGCAACATCGAGTGGGGCGTGAAGGCGCCGGTCATCGACGGGCTGGAAGGCCTCACGGTGTGGTGCTGGCCCGAGAGCCTGTGGGCGCCCATGTCGTTCACCATGGCCGTCAACGACAAGATGGGCCTGCCGCGCGGCAGCTGGCGCGATTTCTGGTGCTCGGAGGACGCCGAGGTGTACCAGTTCATCGGCCAGGACAACCTGTACTTCTACGGGGTTGCGCAGCCCGCGCTCATCGAGGCGCTGCGCCCTGGCGACATCCTGACGCCCGGCGTGACCGAGCATCCCATCCGCCAGACCACCCTCGTGGCGAACCATCACATCCTGTTCGGCGACAAGAAGGCCTCGTCGTCGGGCTCGGTGAAGCCGCCCACGGCCGACGAGCTGCTGGACTACTACACCGTCGAGCAGCTGCGCGCGCACTTCCTGGCGCTCGGCCTCGACCAGAAGTCGGTGGGCTTCAAGCCCAAGCCGTTTTTGGCCACCCCCGAGGAGCTTGCGGACACGCGCGTGGCCGACCCGGTGCTGAAAGAGGGCGCGCTGCTGACGAACGTGTTCAACCGCTTGGCCCGCAGCTGCTTCTACGAGGCGCAGAAGAACTTCGAGGGCTATATGCCGCTGGGCGATGCGTCCGAGGACGTGGTAGCGAAGGTGCACGAGGTGCTGCGCGCCTACGACGAGACGATGCACCGCGTGGAACTGCACACCATCATGTCCATCATGGACGAGTTCATCCGCTGGGCGAACAAGCGCTGGTCGGACGGCATCCGCGAGGTCGAGAACACGGGCGACGACGAGCTGCGCCGCCAGGTGCTCGTGGACTCGTTCTTCCTGCTGCGCATGGCGACGCTGCTCATGCACCCCGTGGTGCCGGCGGGCGCCGAGAAGATCTGCGACTACCTCAGCTTCGAGTTCGACGACTTCTTCAGCTGGAACTACGACTTCGAGAACATGGACGAGCTGTGCAGCGCCGGCGAGATCACTGAAGCCCGCCACCGCATCCGCGAGCTGCCCCCGCGCTTCGACTTCTTCGCGAAGCACCCGAGCCAGTACAAGTAACGTCCCGACAGGGGGCGGGCCTTCAACGGGGATGTTTTCGGGATGAAGAGCGCCCGTCCGCGGA from Eggerthella lenta DSM 2243 includes the following:
- the hisA gene encoding 1-(5-phosphoribosyl)-5-[(5-phosphoribosylamino)methylideneamino]imidazole-4-carboxamide isomerase, whose product is MYLLPAIDILGGKAVRLAKGDYDRVTVYHDDPAAQAQLFEEQGATWLHVVDLDGARSGIPENIAIVERIMRKTLLKVEVGGGVRSLDTIARLADAGVSRVVLGTSLVADPDFAEAAIAQYGKLLCAGIDAKGGEVAVAGWREGAGVAAEELARDMSALGFRHLVYTDIARDGMQTGIEAAAYVRMAEAFGHPVIASGGVAGVDDIVRLGEVAGSIEGVIAGRAVYEGALSVQEGVRACDEATRRAEAAAVQANPCGM
- the rho gene encoding transcription termination factor Rho — encoded protein: MSETEATTEAPAAAPVKRRSTSVKAKTQGKAEGAATPGRNSSATRTPRKSVKAGGAQQQQPQGGSNNRRQNASNAGKQNNGGSNRQKQGGGQNRQNNSQNQRRQRRQHDNNRGNREVQPSVSREELAKLKVAELREKAAELNLDVTGLKKAELVEAVFEASVKAEGFIEVSGILDILADGYGFLRTQGYLPSETDCYVGLSTIRRNGLRKGDLVSGQTRPARENEKYAAIQKVTAVNGTPVEELGSRVRFGDLTPVYPDECLVMEHGKNTVTARVIDLVSPIGKGQRGLIVSPPKAGKTTILKDIAAAISANNPEVHLMCLLVDERPEEVTDMERSIKGEVISSTFDMPTENHIAVSELVIERAKRLVECGKDVVVLLDSLTRLARAYNLAQPASGRILSGGVDSTALYPPKRFLGAARNIEHGGSLTILASALVDTGSKMDEVIFEEFKGTGNMELKLDRNLADRRIFPAIDPVASGTRKEDLLLEPQEAPLIWAVRRILANTNSTERAMDMLIKSLKQTETNQEFLVRTAKKAQHTKADGSLEF
- a CDS encoding GGDEF domain-containing phosphodiesterase; translated protein: MTDKSTAGRDGEAGSTGFARVSIEAPRIDAATGLLGKEAFFDEAAAYLRHSGARDVSIVCFDVDHFKLFNDLHGLDCGDELLRYLGRALALRFSPDGAQPLARLAADTFALCATGIRPERVERILVDISSECPNGIDAIVRAGVYRIEDPASPVSIMCDRAVIALRTVKGSYFDRVALYDPGMREALVLEREVVAGIESALREDRIELFLQPKCNIRTGKIVGAEALARWRHPERGIVAPGEFIPLIERNGLVCSLDLRVWEKTAAWIRGLIDEGVQPVPVSVNVSRADIYLVDVAAELHALVERYGIEPSLIEVEITESAYSERPDRIVAAFDELAERGFTVLMDDFGSGYSSLNMLKDINVDVLKIDMRFLDRDDRRSKDIMESVIRMARWLDLPVIAEGVETREQVNFLLDVGCSYAQGYYYARPMEAAAFEALLTDGSKVQHEQCALQDARRPILDFRDLLHENTISDRMLSSIIGSVALYSYADGDLRLIRGNEAYRRLIATLGEGVNGAEEGGSLLPFVHDEDRDALVAAAEETVRSCPDDGVEVVVRRMGTNGCHWHKMRLFHLNTTNGSATVYGSVTDVTERMEYMEALRKSEQRFEMTLEASGTVVFELDIPTRTARYSEFLQQAFGLAETVANAPEGFIEQGTVAEESIEDFRAIYRDLYAGAPRTSAVVRAIMGDGSRAWNRVTLLAMPNEAGAPVKAVGLVENVTRETEMDLLLKRLGRFEQD
- the hisF gene encoding imidazole glycerol phosphate synthase subunit HisF yields the protein MLAKRVIPCMDVKDGRVVKGVNFVNLRDAGDPIELAQRYDEERADEVIFLDITATSDDRATTVDLASRASEQLHLPYCVGGGFRSVADIRTMIAAGADKVSVNSAAVADPSLITSAAAAFGSQAILCAIDAKQVTGNPNKWEVYVAGGRKATGIDAVAWAQEAARCGAGEILLTSMDRDGSRDGFDCALTRAVARAVDIPVIASGGVGKLEHFAQGVIEGEADAVLAASVFHFGELSVRQVKEHMRAQGIPVRL
- the hisI gene encoding phosphoribosyl-AMP cyclohydrolase; translation: MNIPGIAYNADGLVPCIVQDADTLEVLMMAWMSEESLALTLERGETVFWSRSRRELWHKGATSGNVQKLVELRYDCDADTLLALVHPAGPACHTGERTCFYRAFPR
- the sppA gene encoding signal peptide peptidase SppA gives rise to the protein MSQDNNWQQQVWQQPAAPQQPVAPAAPYGYAVQPPKKSRGWIVALVAVVLVFALLALGMWSCTSVMSSSFGSFGTGSTVDDVDYLTGDAVGVIDIDGTIQYDNTTSSPEGLKAQLDRAEKNSHIKAVVLRVNSGGGTATAGEEMADYVRGFSERTGKPVVVSSASVNASAAYEISSQADYIYTAKTTAIGAIGTVMQVTDLSGLMEKLGISVDNVTSADSKDSSYGTRPLTEEERAYYQDQVDQINETFIQTVAEGRDMPVEDVRALATGLTFTGMTAVENGLADEIGTKDDAVAKAAELANIAHYTTVTLKNPTSSLSSLLDLMSKSNVSTDDIARALKELDTDGSIAQ
- the fsa gene encoding fructose-6-phosphate aldolase, whose protein sequence is MKFFLDTADLDEIEEAASWGVLAGVTTNPTLYARTGGKLDDFHNHIKRICEIVDGPVSAESVAMTRDEIIRDGRELAALADNVVVKIPTMVEGLAATKALSEEGIPVNMTLCFSVPQAIMAARAGARYISPFVGRFDDIAEDGISQLADVVAAVNNYDFGHDVEIIAASVRSANHVTQAALMGADIATVPFAALKKCVQHPLTDRGLDAFMKDWEKVQQA
- a CDS encoding methionine--tRNA ligase; amino-acid sequence: MAASPNSNERISWPKRAVVTAGMPYGNKPLHFGHIAGVFVPADAFARFLRDRIGAANVRFISGTDCFGSPINEGYRKLVEAGEFDGTIAEYVERNHEAQKNTLDAYGISLSIYEGSGMGHSGDVHQLITEKFIEKLHENGHLQRRSTLQFYDAEAGTFLNGRQVVGRCPVQGCKSEHAYADECDLGHSYAPEDLIAPKSSLTGTTPEMRPVENWYFDLPAFADFLRGHVAALEADPEVRAIVPQTVKEFLSAPVVYIKNDAREAYDAVAGELPAHQLREAEKGKQSFEIEFASIDDRDAAREVLGRAGIRFRTGKALVPFRITGNIEWGVKAPVIDGLEGLTVWCWPESLWAPMSFTMAVNDKMGLPRGSWRDFWCSEDAEVYQFIGQDNLYFYGVAQPALIEALRPGDILTPGVTEHPIRQTTLVANHHILFGDKKASSSGSVKPPTADELLDYYTVEQLRAHFLALGLDQKSVGFKPKPFLATPEELADTRVADPVLKEGALLTNVFNRLARSCFYEAQKNFEGYMPLGDASEDVVAKVHEVLRAYDETMHRVELHTIMSIMDEFIRWANKRWSDGIREVENTGDDELRRQVLVDSFFLLRMATLLMHPVVPAGAEKICDYLSFEFDDFFSWNYDFENMDELCSAGEITEARHRIRELPPRFDFFAKHPSQYK